The Montipora capricornis isolate CH-2021 chromosome 6, ASM3666992v2, whole genome shotgun sequence genome has a window encoding:
- the LOC138054242 gene encoding uncharacterized protein, with protein sequence MFGVGLATIHVIVKEVCEAIVKNVWKKAVTNHFPTSEQDFTEVMVDMNELWQFPWCWGAIDGCHIPIQCPPGGEEACKEYHNFKNFFSIVMMAIVDAAARFMWVSVGFPGNSHDSIIFQSTQLWSDITEKKVIPEISQKIQGTDIYPMILGDSAFPFRIWLMKPYSNAVLSAEQHYFNYRLSRARMVSERAFGQLKTRWRVLYRKSSCQPDAVKCIALACVVLHNVCIDISDSLPSQLDLTEHPAQHGRRSRKDVRELLMMRNCTMKKDKSHHAEEIRKALLDKFWEEKEEQ encoded by the coding sequence ATGTTTGGCGTTGGGCTAGCAACTATCCATGTCATTGTTAAGGAAGTCTGCGAGGCAATCGTTAAAAACGTTTGGAAGAAGGCAGTGACAAATCATTTCCCAACTTCTGAACAGGATTTTACAGAAGTCATGGTAGACATGAACGAGCTTTGGCAATTTCCTTGGTGTTGGGGAGCAATTGATGGTTGCCACATTCCAATTCAGTGCCCACCTGGTGGAGAGGAAGCTTGCAAAGAGTACCAtaactttaaaaactttttctcaattgttatgATGGCCATTGTCGATGCTGCAGCAAGATTCATGTGGGTCAGCGTAGGTTTTCCAGGTAACTCACATGACTCGATTATTTTTCAGTCTACACAGCTATGGAGTGATATCACGGAAAAGAAAGTGATCCCCGAAATATCACAGAAGATTCAAGGAACAGACATTTATCCTATGATTCTAGGGGATTCAGCTTTCCCTTTTCGTATTTGGTTGATGAAACCTTACTCCAATGCTGTTCTGAGTGCTGAACAGCACTATTTTAACTACCGCCTCAGCAGGGCAAGGATGGTATCAGAAAGGGCTTTTGGCCAGCTGAAGACTCGATGGAGAGTTCTCTACCGTAAATCATCTTGTCAACCTGATGCCGTTAAATGCATTGCGTTAGCATGTGTTGTTCTTCACAATGTTTGCATAGACATCAGTGATTCACTACCATCACAGTTAGATTTAACAGAGCATCCAGCACAACATGGGAGAAGAAGCAGGAAGGACGTCAGAGAACTGCTGATGATGAGAAACTGCACCATGAAGAAGGATAAATCACATCATGCAGAAGAGATAAGAAAAGCACTTCTCGACAAATTTTGGgaagagaaagaagagcagTAA